The Vibrio nitrifigilis genome window below encodes:
- a CDS encoding methyl-accepting chemotaxis protein, whose translation MDVMKLSQKQKITAFIVVLCLGFVALGIFAGHSLKSMSTQYQNSNAITEGVVGIHATQAKLLSLAAGRDDLSSKQIPVVKKELDELLNEVKQDVVFLKGIGLSAQANDLLAATQSFDNSFRPWLNIKSELGFSVDEGKLGELKSLETTIEKKINETGMVTVMSDFQAMIKAQQNYLLKQSENNLKLFNRAMFGFVNTSNSYAMLNLYQKEVEQFKATFKRVAELSQQETIKEQNLLAGEAKASDIIHAISGDIEKLSAKYQAEAAQSGDVTLWSVLIACAVLALVTISIFVMQSVSLTRSLSQTKRVLDKLSQGDLTQKMQVSNNPNDEFNQLAVAINQSCEHLAGLVRKVQENSQALSGDAAALHSGVDKLTQSQTDVMSQSQLLASATEEVSVTTKEVSNSLEFVAEMSKASNQAATEGSTVISAAIESLQDIGEILNSAASHIQQLEQASLKIDSVMDIINGIAEQTNLLALNAAIEAARAGEQGRGFAVVADEVRSLAVRTVDAVADISSTIQTMKTESDEVIQYINQSQQSMEIGQQRGHEAMNAMGMITTKADEAASQTEVIFASMKELATTSQSMADSMVQISAAMSSLEENNTRLSETSQGVDKRSTNLHNDCQRFVV comes from the coding sequence ATGGATGTAATGAAGTTGTCTCAAAAGCAGAAAATCACTGCTTTCATTGTTGTACTGTGTTTAGGATTTGTGGCTCTTGGCATTTTTGCTGGGCATAGCCTCAAGAGCATGAGCACACAATATCAAAATAGTAATGCCATTACCGAAGGGGTAGTGGGTATACACGCAACCCAAGCAAAATTACTCTCACTCGCCGCCGGGCGGGACGACCTTTCCTCAAAACAAATACCCGTGGTAAAAAAAGAGCTTGATGAACTTCTTAATGAAGTAAAACAAGATGTCGTTTTTTTAAAGGGTATTGGTTTATCTGCGCAAGCAAACGACTTATTAGCGGCAACCCAGTCTTTCGACAACTCTTTTCGCCCTTGGTTGAATATTAAATCTGAGCTTGGTTTTAGTGTCGATGAAGGTAAATTAGGTGAGCTTAAATCATTGGAAACGACAATTGAAAAGAAAATTAATGAAACGGGGATGGTAACCGTAATGTCAGATTTTCAAGCGATGATTAAAGCGCAGCAAAATTATTTACTTAAACAGAGTGAGAACAATCTGAAATTATTCAATCGTGCAATGTTTGGCTTCGTCAATACGTCAAACAGTTATGCGATGCTGAATTTGTACCAAAAAGAAGTAGAACAATTTAAAGCAACATTTAAGCGTGTTGCAGAGCTTAGCCAACAGGAAACCATTAAAGAGCAAAATCTGTTGGCTGGAGAAGCCAAAGCGAGTGACATTATTCATGCTATTTCTGGTGATATTGAAAAATTGAGTGCGAAGTATCAAGCTGAGGCAGCTCAATCTGGTGATGTTACTTTGTGGTCTGTTCTTATTGCTTGTGCGGTTTTAGCCTTGGTAACCATTTCAATTTTTGTGATGCAAAGTGTGTCACTAACGCGTTCTCTAAGTCAAACAAAGCGAGTGTTAGATAAATTATCGCAAGGGGATCTGACGCAGAAAATGCAGGTGTCGAATAACCCTAATGATGAGTTTAATCAGCTTGCCGTTGCGATTAACCAAAGCTGTGAACACCTAGCTGGTTTGGTGAGAAAAGTTCAGGAAAACAGCCAAGCCTTATCGGGAGATGCTGCTGCTTTGCATTCTGGTGTTGATAAACTCACACAAAGCCAAACTGACGTAATGAGTCAAAGCCAGCTACTTGCTTCAGCAACTGAGGAAGTGAGTGTCACAACGAAAGAAGTGTCAAATTCGTTAGAATTCGTGGCAGAAATGAGTAAAGCCTCAAACCAAGCGGCAACAGAAGGTTCGACGGTCATTTCGGCTGCTATTGAGTCACTACAAGATATTGGTGAGATATTAAACTCAGCAGCGAGTCATATTCAGCAGTTAGAACAAGCCTCATTAAAAATTGATTCAGTGATGGATATCATTAATGGTATTGCCGAACAAACCAATTTGCTGGCCTTGAACGCAGCGATAGAGGCTGCGCGTGCCGGTGAACAAGGGCGTGGCTTTGCCGTGGTCGCTGATGAAGTTCGTAGTTTAGCAGTGCGTACAGTTGATGCTGTGGCTGATATCTCCTCTACTATTCAAACCATGAAAACTGAAAGCGATGAAGTGATTCAGTATATTAACCAATCGCAACAGTCGATGGAGATTGGTCAACAGCGTGGCCATGAGGCGATGAATGCAATGGGAATGATCACCACTAAAGCCGATGAAGCTGCCAGCCAAACTGAA
- a CDS encoding PrkA family serine protein kinase, whose product MSIFDHFQARYEAAKDEELSIQEFLALCKEDKSAYVNAAERLLLAIGEPEQVDTSKHPRLSRIFSNRVISRYEPFKEFYGMEEAIEQIVSYLKHAAQGLEERKQILYLLGPVGGGKSSLAEKLKALMQQCPIYVLSANGQRSPVNDHPFCLFDVNEDGQLLHEEYGIQKRYLRSIMSPWAAKRLHEFGGDITKFKVVKVRPSILDQIAIAKTEPGDENNQDISALVGKVDIRQLEHFSQDDPDAYSYSGALCRANQGLMEFVEMFKAPIKVLHPLLTATQEGNYNGTEGLSALPFDGMILAHSNESEWQAFRNNKNNEAFLDRVYIVKVPYCLRVSEEVKIYQKLLDHSELAHAPCAPSTLELLSQFSVLSRLKAPENSSIFSKMRVYDGETLKDTDPKAKSYQEYRDYAGVDEGMSGLSTRFAFKILSRVFNFDYSEVAANPVHLFYVIEQQIEREQFPQDTAERYLEFVKGYLVPRYVEFIGKEIQTAYLESYSEYGQNIFDRYVTYADFWIQDQEYRDPETGQLFDRSALNSELEKIEKTAGISNPKDFRNEIVNFVLRARANNNGKNPLWTSYEKLRTVIEKKMFSNTEELLPVISFNTKTSSEDQKKHDNFVARMMEKGYTEKQVRLLSEWYLRVRKSS is encoded by the coding sequence ATGAGTATTTTTGACCACTTTCAGGCACGCTATGAAGCAGCCAAGGACGAAGAGTTATCAATACAAGAGTTTCTAGCTCTATGTAAAGAAGACAAAAGTGCTTATGTAAACGCTGCAGAGCGTTTATTGTTGGCTATTGGGGAACCAGAGCAAGTCGACACATCTAAGCACCCTCGTCTAAGTCGAATATTTTCGAACCGAGTTATTTCACGTTACGAACCCTTCAAAGAATTCTATGGTATGGAGGAAGCTATAGAACAAATCGTATCGTATCTAAAACATGCTGCTCAAGGCTTGGAAGAACGTAAACAGATTTTATATTTACTTGGCCCAGTTGGGGGCGGTAAATCATCATTGGCTGAAAAATTGAAAGCCTTGATGCAACAATGCCCAATCTACGTATTGTCAGCAAATGGACAACGTAGTCCAGTTAACGACCATCCATTCTGTCTATTTGATGTGAATGAAGATGGCCAACTTCTACACGAAGAATACGGTATTCAAAAACGTTATCTTCGCTCAATCATGTCCCCATGGGCAGCGAAACGACTACACGAATTTGGCGGTGACATAACCAAATTTAAAGTGGTCAAAGTCCGTCCATCAATCCTAGATCAAATTGCAATTGCTAAAACCGAACCAGGGGACGAGAACAACCAAGATATTTCAGCATTGGTTGGTAAAGTCGATATCCGCCAACTTGAACACTTTTCACAAGATGACCCAGATGCTTATAGTTACTCTGGTGCCTTGTGTCGAGCCAACCAAGGTTTGATGGAATTCGTCGAAATGTTTAAAGCGCCAATTAAAGTGCTGCACCCATTGTTGACGGCTACCCAAGAAGGTAACTACAACGGGACCGAAGGTCTATCAGCATTGCCTTTCGACGGTATGATTCTGGCCCACTCAAACGAATCAGAATGGCAAGCATTTAGAAACAACAAGAACAACGAAGCGTTCTTAGACCGTGTTTACATTGTCAAAGTGCCTTACTGTTTACGCGTTTCTGAAGAAGTTAAAATTTACCAAAAACTGTTGGATCACAGTGAATTGGCTCATGCACCATGTGCGCCAAGCACCTTAGAGTTGCTATCACAATTCAGTGTTCTCTCACGTTTGAAAGCGCCTGAAAACTCCTCCATTTTCTCGAAAATGCGGGTCTATGATGGTGAAACGTTGAAAGATACCGATCCTAAAGCAAAAAGCTATCAAGAGTATCGCGATTACGCCGGCGTCGATGAAGGTATGTCAGGGTTATCAACCCGTTTTGCCTTTAAGATTTTGTCACGCGTATTTAACTTCGATTACTCAGAAGTTGCAGCCAACCCTGTTCACCTGTTCTATGTTATTGAACAACAAATTGAACGTGAGCAGTTCCCACAAGATACGGCTGAGCGTTATCTTGAGTTTGTTAAAGGTTACTTGGTTCCTCGTTATGTGGAATTTATCGGTAAAGAAATTCAGACCGCTTACTTAGAGTCCTACTCTGAATATGGTCAGAACATCTTTGATCGGTATGTCACTTACGCTGATTTCTGGATTCAAGATCAAGAGTATCGTGATCCTGAAACAGGTCAACTATTTGACCGCTCAGCACTAAACAGCGAACTGGAAAAAATCGAAAAAACTGCCGGGATTAGTAATCCAAAAGACTTCCGTAACGAAATCGTTAACTTTGTCTTGCGTGCACGTGCTAATAACAATGGCAAAAATCCGCTTTGGACCAGTTACGAAAAACTACGGACTGTCATCGAGAAGAAAATGTTCTCGAACACCGAAGAGTTGCTGCCAGTTATCTCTTTCAATACCAAAACTTCAAGCGAAGATCAGAAGAAACACGACAACTTTGTCGCTCGTATGATGGAGAAAGGATACACAGAAAAACAAGTTCGCTTGCTTTCTGAATGGTATTTACGTGTACGTAAATCCTCATAA
- a CDS encoding YeaH/YhbH family protein, whose protein sequence is MAQFIDRRLNGKNKSAVNRQRFLRRYKEQIKESVADAVNRRSITNTESGEDVSIPNRDIKEPVFHQGKGGERERVHPGNDQFIRGDKIERPKGGQGGGGSGEGDASADGEGEDDFVFQISKDEYLDLLFEDLELPNLEKNQVNKITEWKTHRAGYNTAGVPSNIAIVRSLQQSLARRTAMTAGKRRMMNELEEELERIKHSEPAQLLEEKRLKAEIDELRKKIQGVPFIDTFDLRFKNYERRPIPSSQAVMFCLMDVSGSMDQATKDIAKRFYVLLYLFLTRKYENVEVVFIRHHTQAKEVDEHEFFYSQETGGTIVSSALKLMQEIIEKRYPVNEWNIYAAQASDGDNWADDSPRCKELLSENILMSCRYYAYIEITRRSHQTLWHEYEKLQESFGNFAIKNIRGVDDIYPVFRELFHKETA, encoded by the coding sequence ATGGCGCAATTTATCGACAGACGATTAAACGGTAAAAACAAAAGCGCAGTCAATAGACAACGCTTTTTACGCCGTTACAAAGAACAGATTAAAGAATCGGTGGCTGATGCAGTTAACCGCCGTTCAATCACAAATACAGAATCAGGCGAAGATGTCTCTATTCCAAATCGAGATATCAAGGAACCCGTTTTCCATCAAGGTAAAGGTGGTGAACGCGAACGCGTCCATCCGGGTAATGACCAATTTATCCGTGGTGACAAAATCGAACGGCCTAAAGGCGGTCAAGGCGGAGGTGGTTCCGGTGAAGGCGACGCGAGTGCTGACGGCGAAGGCGAAGATGATTTTGTATTCCAAATTTCCAAAGATGAATACCTAGATCTTCTATTTGAAGATTTAGAGTTACCTAATTTGGAGAAAAACCAAGTTAACAAAATTACCGAATGGAAGACCCATCGCGCAGGCTATAACACTGCTGGTGTTCCATCGAATATTGCGATTGTTCGTTCGCTGCAACAATCTCTCGCTCGTCGTACAGCAATGACGGCAGGTAAACGCCGCATGATGAACGAACTCGAAGAAGAGCTTGAAAGAATCAAGCATTCAGAACCTGCGCAACTCCTTGAAGAAAAACGCTTAAAAGCGGAAATAGACGAGCTTAGGAAAAAAATTCAAGGTGTGCCATTTATTGATACCTTTGATTTAAGGTTCAAAAACTATGAACGTCGCCCTATCCCATCAAGTCAAGCTGTGATGTTTTGTTTGATGGATGTGTCTGGTTCTATGGATCAAGCGACAAAAGACATTGCTAAACGCTTCTATGTATTACTGTATTTATTCCTTACCCGTAAATACGAAAACGTCGAAGTTGTATTTATTCGTCACCATACACAAGCGAAAGAAGTCGATGAACATGAGTTTTTCTATTCGCAAGAGACTGGAGGGACAATCGTATCTAGCGCCTTGAAATTGATGCAAGAAATCATTGAAAAACGCTATCCAGTTAATGAATGGAATATTTATGCAGCACAAGCATCTGACGGGGATAACTGGGCGGATGACTCACCACGTTGTAAAGAATTGTTGAGTGAGAATATTCTGATGTCCTGTCGCTACTATGCATACATAGAAATTACTCGTCGTTCACATCAGACGTTGTGGCATGAGTATGAAAAACTTCAGGAATCTTTTGGGAACTTTGCGATTAAAAACATCCGAGGAGTCGATGATATCTATCCGGTGTTTAGAGAACTGTTCCACAAAGAGACAGCATAA
- a CDS encoding YfbU family protein, with product MEMTNAQRLILSNQYLLMAQLDPSNSAKYQRLKTIVERGYDLQMSELNKEFGCLPEEQCRQVINIMEMYHAMQESYNQLSSDAKADVDQRRLQFLGFDAVTENQLVQYVRFLVDSEGMYPQFEKGEHGFNSQVPMLDKYRKMQAVWSQCPRQYHLSATELHQLLNA from the coding sequence ATGGAAATGACAAATGCTCAACGTCTTATCTTATCTAACCAATACCTATTAATGGCACAGTTAGACCCATCAAATAGTGCTAAGTATCAACGTCTCAAAACCATCGTTGAACGAGGTTATGACCTACAGATGAGTGAGCTAAACAAAGAGTTTGGCTGTTTGCCTGAAGAGCAATGTCGTCAGGTTATCAATATCATGGAAATGTATCACGCGATGCAAGAATCGTATAACCAACTTAGCTCTGATGCTAAAGCTGACGTTGATCAACGTCGTCTACAATTCCTCGGTTTTGATGCAGTGACAGAAAATCAACTCGTCCAATATGTGCGTTTCCTTGTTGACAGTGAAGGCATGTACCCACAATTTGAAAAAGGTGAACATGGCTTTAACAGTCAAGTTCCGATGCTAGACAAATATCGTAAAATGCAAGCCGTGTGGAGTCAGTGCCCTCGTCAATACCATTTGTCTGCAACAGAGCTCCATCAACTGCTTAACGCATAG
- a CDS encoding MipA/OmpV family protein — MKINISSVVPLGIVFAGITTLNQAIAAPSPWSIGVGGGVSSELYKDTHSDSNATLLGGYDGEHIYLKGTELGYRLFAKDAKQNVMLRVLYDGRHFDPSDSDDQQMKQLDKRHGTGLIGPKMQIKTAAGTFESGVAVEFTGEHQGYLATVGWSYPLIMGNMGIIPNLGYEHNSEKMANYLYGVSDHEARHSGIQRYHVSGAGQYYMGVNGFFKLTEHIRFDSGLRFTHYDSEIKDSPIVAHGNNAALFVAASYVF; from the coding sequence ATGAAAATAAACATTTCCAGTGTCGTGCCATTAGGGATAGTTTTCGCTGGTATTACGACGTTAAACCAAGCAATTGCAGCGCCTAGCCCTTGGTCTATCGGAGTTGGTGGTGGTGTTTCGTCTGAACTGTACAAAGATACTCATTCTGATTCGAATGCCACCTTGCTCGGTGGTTACGATGGAGAGCATATTTATCTTAAAGGTACTGAACTTGGCTACCGTCTCTTTGCCAAAGATGCTAAGCAGAATGTTATGTTACGAGTGTTGTATGACGGACGACATTTTGACCCCAGCGATTCAGATGATCAGCAGATGAAACAACTAGATAAGCGCCACGGTACGGGTCTTATCGGTCCTAAAATGCAAATTAAAACGGCTGCTGGGACGTTTGAAAGTGGCGTTGCGGTTGAGTTTACTGGTGAACATCAAGGTTATTTAGCAACGGTGGGTTGGAGTTATCCGCTCATTATGGGCAATATGGGGATTATTCCCAATTTGGGTTATGAACATAACTCAGAAAAAATGGCGAATTATTTATATGGTGTGTCTGATCATGAGGCGCGCCATAGCGGTATTCAACGTTATCATGTCAGCGGTGCTGGCCAATATTACATGGGCGTTAATGGTTTTTTCAAGCTCACAGAGCATATCCGCTTTGACAGTGGTTTACGTTTTACCCATTACGATTCTGAGATAAAAGATAGTCCGATCGTTGCGCATGGTAACAATGCAGCGCTGTTTGTTGCGGCGTCATATGTATTTTAG
- the pflA gene encoding pyruvate formate lyase 1-activating protein produces the protein MSTTGRIHSYETCGTVDGPGIRFIIFLQGCLFRCKYCHNRDTWDVHEGKETTVEEIINEAKTYRHFMNASGGGITCSGGESMLQPEFVRDLFQAAHEEGIHTCLDTNGYIRKYTPVIDEVLEVTDLVMLDIKQMKDDVHQNLVGVSNKRVLDFARYLQKIGKSTWLRYVVVPGYTDDEESARLLGEFIKDMSNIEKIEMLPYHKLGAHKWEAMGEVYPLEGVEPPSKETMEFIKGILSEYHDNVKY, from the coding sequence ATGTCTACTACTGGTCGTATACACTCCTATGAAACCTGCGGTACTGTCGATGGTCCAGGCATTCGTTTTATCATCTTTCTCCAAGGGTGCCTCTTCCGTTGTAAGTATTGTCATAACCGAGACACATGGGATGTGCACGAAGGTAAAGAAACCACAGTTGAAGAAATCATTAATGAAGCGAAAACTTATCGCCATTTTATGAATGCATCAGGTGGTGGCATTACTTGTTCTGGTGGTGAGTCAATGCTGCAGCCAGAGTTTGTTCGTGACCTGTTTCAAGCAGCCCATGAAGAAGGCATTCACACCTGCCTCGATACTAACGGTTATATTCGCAAATACACCCCAGTGATTGATGAAGTACTGGAAGTCACCGATCTGGTTATGCTGGACATTAAACAGATGAAAGATGATGTTCACCAAAACTTGGTGGGAGTATCGAATAAACGTGTACTTGATTTTGCTCGTTACTTACAAAAAATAGGCAAATCAACATGGCTGCGGTATGTCGTAGTGCCTGGTTATACTGATGATGAAGAGTCGGCCCGTCTGCTTGGTGAGTTTATTAAAGATATGAGTAATATCGAAAAGATTGAAATGCTACCTTACCACAAGCTAGGCGCACATAAGTGGGAAGCAATGGGTGAAGTCTACCCTCTCGAAGGCGTTGAGCCTCCGAGTAAAGAAACGATGGAATTCATCAAAGGGATCCTTTCTGAATACCATGATAACGTTAAGTACTAA